In Edaphobacter aggregans, the sequence TTTCCACTACCGGTCTCTCCTTGAATCAGGACGGTCGAATTTGTCGGAGCAACAGCTTCTACCTGGCGTAACACCTGGCGAAGCGCTGTGCTGTTCCCGATGATCTCCTCAAAGTTTAATTCGTTACGGATCTCATCTTCGAGATAGAGATTCTCCTGTTTGAGCTGGTCTGAGAGCTCGGTAATCCGGCGGTAGGCAAATGCATTGTCGATGGCAATCGCAACCTGTCCGGCTATTTGTGACAGAAATTCAATATCTGGACTAGTAAAGGCATTCTTTTCCAGCCTCATCAAACAAAGTACGCCGAGGTTGCTATTGCATCGAATCAAAGGGAGCATGCAGATTGTCTCTACGCCATCTCCGGAAATGGCCCAGTCGGCAAAATCGGATCCGTTCAGCTCTTCAATGTCACCGACCCATGGTTTTCCAGTCCGAAAGACTTGCCCGGCGAGTGAACCGTCGAGCGGTTTTGACATGTCCTGATGCAAGACTCCTTTGCCATCTGGAAAATCGAGCGCATAAAGTTGAAGTTGTCTGTTCGCGGCATCGGGCAAAATTAGCGCCACGCCGTCCAAACGCATGGTTTTGCGAATACCAGGAGAGACGGACCGGAGAACTTCTCGCAGCTCAAGGTTCGAGACAACACTGTTGTTTAGGTCGAGAATGAGCTGCAGCTTGTTACGCTCACTCTCTAACTGGTCTCGCACAACTTCTGAATGGGCAAAATTTAGGCGGTCGTCTATTGCCAGAGCAACGTAATCGGCAATTAAAGACAGAAGATCGATCTCGCTCTTGGGGAAGGCATCTCGAGACTCTCTTGCAAAACAAAGAACTCCAAGTCTACGGAGCGCAGTATTGAGTGGAAGCACACAGAGGGATTGGTCCCCACGTTTACGGAAGAACCGGACGACCTCATCGAGCTTAGGCTCCTCGTCAAGCGATGAAACAACGAGAGGCAATTGCGTAGAGATGATCTGAGAGAGTTCATCTTGCCATGGTTCCATCGAGGATTCTTGACCGATTGCAAGCCCCTCTCCATCAACTACATACCTTGAAAGAATACTTTCCTTCGAAAAAATCAAGGCAGCCGTATGGGAGACGACAAGATTGGAAAGTTCGAACGGCAAGGCACGCAACAACTGCTCGGGATCGGAATGTGAGCCCAGACTGCGGGCAAAGCACACAAGTTCCTTGATCTGTTCAGACCGCAAGCCGATGTCGGCTGAGGGAATGCGCTGGGAATGCGACCTCATATTCGATTAAAACAATGTCCGTCCTCCACAGATGACTTA encodes:
- a CDS encoding sigma 54-interacting transcriptional regulator produces the protein MRSHSQRIPSADIGLRSEQIKELVCFARSLGSHSDPEQLLRALPFELSNLVVSHTAALIFSKESILSRYVVDGEGLAIGQESSMEPWQDELSQIISTQLPLVVSSLDEEPKLDEVVRFFRKRGDQSLCVLPLNTALRRLGVLCFARESRDAFPKSEIDLLSLIADYVALAIDDRLNFAHSEVVRDQLESERNKLQLILDLNNSVVSNLELREVLRSVSPGIRKTMRLDGVALILPDAANRQLQLYALDFPDGKGVLHQDMSKPLDGSLAGQVFRTGKPWVGDIEELNGSDFADWAISGDGVETICMLPLIRCNSNLGVLCLMRLEKNAFTSPDIEFLSQIAGQVAIAIDNAFAYRRITELSDQLKQENLYLEDEIRNELNFEEIIGNSTALRQVLRQVEAVAPTNSTVLIQGETGSGKELIARAVHNLSRRRKSPFVKLNCAAIPTGLLESELFGHEKGAFTGAIAQRIGRFELASQGTIFLDEISEIPLELQPKLLRVLQEREFERLGSSRTLRTDARLIAATNRDLGAMVEEQKFRSDLFYRLNVFPICVPPLRERKEDIPFLVRHFAQHFARNMTKNIDTISAETMNALARYPWPGNIRELQNVIERAVILSKGPVLKVSSDELRSKASDANGHTNGAATLEEIERRHILSVLEQTNWVFAGPNGAAAKLGMKRPTLQFRMQKLGISRPQKS